A genome region from Maridesulfovibrio salexigens DSM 2638 includes the following:
- a CDS encoding glycyl-radical enzyme activating protein, with amino-acid sequence MSQGMIYNIQRMSLHDGPGLRTTVFLKGCPLTCLWCSNPESQQVKAQMMCFTDLCTGCGKCAEVCPNDAVIEIEGRFGRDTEKCTNCGACTENCAGKAREMSGKIMTVEEVMDVVRKDALFYDNSGGGVTFGGGEPTSGGQFFLDMVEAAVNEGYHVTVDTCGYCPEERFDKTIKLADLFLFDCKHMNPEEHKKLTGVDNAIILRNMGAALSSGKEVRIRMPLMPEMNDSEENIAAMAEFLKGYGRDKVEVMPCHAFGRNKYAALGWKYKMDREYTPEQLDVVFKRFADHGLKTEII; translated from the coding sequence ATGTCACAAGGAATGATCTACAATATTCAGCGTATGTCACTTCATGACGGACCGGGACTGCGCACCACCGTTTTCCTGAAAGGCTGTCCGCTGACCTGCTTATGGTGCAGCAACCCCGAATCACAGCAGGTAAAAGCGCAGATGATGTGCTTTACCGACCTGTGCACCGGATGTGGAAAATGCGCTGAAGTCTGTCCCAACGATGCCGTCATTGAGATTGAAGGCAGGTTCGGGCGCGACACTGAAAAGTGCACCAACTGCGGGGCATGTACTGAGAACTGCGCGGGCAAGGCCCGTGAAATGTCCGGCAAGATCATGACCGTTGAAGAAGTTATGGATGTTGTCCGCAAAGACGCACTTTTCTACGACAACTCCGGTGGCGGGGTGACTTTCGGCGGAGGCGAACCGACCTCCGGCGGACAATTCTTCCTTGATATGGTCGAAGCAGCGGTAAATGAAGGCTACCACGTGACCGTAGATACCTGCGGTTACTGTCCCGAAGAACGTTTCGATAAGACCATTAAACTGGCAGATCTCTTCCTGTTTGACTGCAAGCACATGAATCCGGAAGAGCACAAGAAACTGACCGGGGTGGATAACGCAATCATCCTCCGCAACATGGGTGCGGCACTTTCCTCAGGCAAGGAAGTGCGCATCCGCATGCCGCTTATGCCGGAGATGAACGACTCCGAAGAAAACATAGCAGCCATGGCTGAATTCCTGAAAGGATACGGACGGGACAAGGTGGAAGTAATGCCCTGCCACGCATTCGGCCGCAATAAGTACGCTGCATTGGGCTGGAAATATAAAATGGACCGGGAATACACCCCGGAACAATTGGATGTGGTTTTCAAACGCTTTGCCGATCACGGCTTGAAAACCGAGATCATCTAG
- a CDS encoding C-GCAxxG-C-C family protein: MNCSMTEKLICESTGRNAKELYGSDAMCCSEAVFWTINHEFGGGLSKETAIALSKGFCGGIGDAGCICGALSGAVMGLSLILGKGPLPAGEDQVRSLSKELHDRFMAEHGSVCCRILSRDRDHEAETKGVCLDYVESAASICTHLLLTPEAVVQNEECDSTPFMKDSTAGQTALI; the protein is encoded by the coding sequence ATGAACTGTTCAATGACTGAAAAGCTGATCTGCGAATCCACCGGGCGCAATGCCAAGGAGCTTTACGGTAGCGATGCTATGTGCTGTTCCGAAGCTGTGTTCTGGACCATCAATCATGAATTCGGCGGAGGTCTGAGCAAAGAAACAGCAATTGCGCTGAGCAAAGGTTTCTGCGGCGGTATCGGTGACGCAGGCTGTATCTGCGGAGCCCTGTCCGGCGCGGTTATGGGGTTATCCCTGATCCTCGGCAAAGGTCCACTCCCCGCTGGCGAGGATCAGGTTCGTTCCCTTTCCAAAGAACTGCACGACCGCTTTATGGCTGAACACGGATCAGTCTGCTGCCGTATCTTAAGCCGGGACCGCGACCATGAAGCAGAAACCAAAGGCGTATGCCTTGATTATGTAGAGTCCGCAGCATCCATCTGCACCCATTTGCTCCTTACCCCGGAAGCAGTGGTTCAGAATGAAGAATGCGACTCCACACCGTTCATGAAAGACTCAACAGCGGGTCAAACCGCTTTGATATAA
- a CDS encoding ErpA-related iron-sulfur cluster insertion protein (Members of this family, many of which are selenoproteins, show homology to the iron-sulfur cluster insertion ErpA that was described in Escherichia coli.) gives MFNVTVPEEMLEKLRDMLEDEDEESCVRLREYKVGGGUHAKIVLGLGIDEADEDDDVQIEVSDVPFIAEEDFLTKYGKDFSLSFSENKEVVLTALSA, from the coding sequence ATGTTTAATGTAACTGTTCCCGAAGAGATGCTCGAAAAGCTCCGGGATATGCTTGAAGACGAAGATGAAGAAAGCTGCGTTCGCCTGAGAGAATACAAAGTAGGCGGCGGCTGACACGCTAAAATCGTGCTCGGTCTGGGCATTGACGAAGCGGATGAAGATGATGACGTACAGATTGAAGTCAGCGATGTTCCCTTTATCGCCGAAGAAGACTTCCTCACCAAATACGGAAAAGACTTTTCCCTCTCTTTCAGCGAGAACAAGGAAGTAGTACTGACAGCACTCAGCGCATAA
- a CDS encoding TolC family protein, which translates to MNLNAKRLLEINTVLLLTFICVFSLLLPAYAENETEAQVNNGTLTLSMDEVVRLTIRNNSNVATKYLQRVTEKFDLEKAEAKFEPVINIDGSFNAEAFQRNMRISDNGTQTPASKWDAGAKASITQKIPTGGTLSFVWDNNYSENSDGTLSYDGDSAVSRSKTYTREASSKWRIELTQPLLKGAGIDYNMASIRLARITDKRNILSLRDNLSQLINSGLNYYFTFKQAKENLEIQQQALERSERLLEVNQFKQSMGRMSASDVVQAEADVASGRLSLEEARNSLDKARRDLLNHLEMDPNLEIEPIDDEIRDVEPDYEQCMQVALKNNQTYMDKVFAVTESNINAMMAENEREWQLDLKGGYEETQTQKNSYSASTSDDELSAGVELSAPINLWGDDQLERKKKLLTAEVNKRKAKLELKRAKTNLQTEVANAVRDVRMRWKMIRLAQKNTELKALQLENENTKLMVGRTTNFEVVSYQNQLVQAQLAETSKQISYVQALLILDQLLGTTMETWHVEFKHNDKQLEEDLNNKIRPLVWTWW; encoded by the coding sequence ATGAATCTGAATGCCAAGCGACTGCTAGAAATCAATACGGTTCTATTGCTTACATTTATTTGTGTCTTTTCTCTTCTCCTACCCGCCTATGCGGAAAACGAAACAGAGGCGCAGGTAAACAACGGCACCCTGACCCTGTCTATGGATGAAGTGGTACGTTTGACGATTCGTAACAACTCCAATGTTGCGACCAAATACCTGCAGCGCGTTACAGAAAAATTCGACCTTGAAAAAGCGGAAGCCAAATTCGAGCCGGTCATCAACATTGACGGCTCCTTTAATGCTGAAGCATTTCAACGCAATATGCGCATTTCCGATAATGGAACGCAGACCCCGGCTTCAAAATGGGATGCCGGAGCCAAGGCTTCCATTACCCAAAAAATCCCCACTGGCGGTACCCTCTCATTTGTCTGGGATAACAACTATTCCGAGAACAGTGACGGAACACTGAGCTATGACGGAGACTCTGCTGTTTCACGCTCAAAGACCTACACCCGTGAAGCATCCTCCAAATGGCGCATCGAGCTGACTCAACCCCTGCTAAAAGGTGCTGGAATCGATTACAATATGGCCTCCATCCGGTTGGCCCGCATTACCGACAAACGCAATATTCTCAGCTTGCGTGACAATCTCAGCCAGCTAATAAATTCGGGCCTCAACTACTATTTTACTTTCAAACAGGCCAAAGAGAATCTGGAAATCCAGCAACAGGCCCTTGAACGCTCGGAACGGCTGCTGGAGGTAAACCAATTCAAACAGAGTATGGGGCGCATGTCCGCCAGTGACGTGGTTCAGGCCGAAGCAGATGTGGCTTCAGGACGGCTTTCCCTTGAAGAAGCACGTAACAGCCTCGATAAAGCACGCCGCGATCTGCTCAACCACCTTGAGATGGATCCCAATCTTGAGATTGAACCGATCGATGACGAAATACGTGACGTTGAACCTGACTACGAACAATGCATGCAGGTGGCACTGAAAAACAACCAGACATACATGGACAAGGTTTTCGCGGTCACAGAATCAAACATCAACGCCATGATGGCTGAGAATGAACGGGAATGGCAACTTGATCTCAAGGGCGGCTACGAAGAGACACAAACTCAGAAGAATTCTTACTCCGCCTCCACCAGTGATGATGAACTCTCGGCAGGAGTTGAACTTTCGGCCCCCATTAATCTCTGGGGAGATGACCAGTTGGAGAGAAAGAAAAAGCTGCTTACTGCCGAGGTAAACAAACGCAAGGCCAAGCTTGAGCTGAAACGGGCCAAAACCAATTTGCAGACCGAAGTTGCCAATGCCGTGCGTGACGTAAGAATGCGCTGGAAAATGATTAGGCTTGCTCAAAAGAACACCGAGCTTAAAGCCCTGCAGCTGGAAAATGAAAACACCAAACTGATGGTAGGCCGGACAACAAACTTCGAGGTGGTTTCATATCAAAACCAACTTGTGCAGGCTCAGCTCGCGGAGACCTCCAAACAAATTTCTTATGTTCAAGCCCTGCTAATTCTCGACCAGCTCCTAGGCACAACCATGGAAACATGGCATGTTGAATTCAAACATAATGACAAGCAACTGGAAGAAGACCTCAATAACAAAATCCGCCCCCTGGTCTGGACATGGTGGTAG
- a CDS encoding PAS domain S-box protein, which translates to MDNLLTPPFRETVLQVMNDGVMILNNKGIVTGANPALAKVLGISGNELEGMPLMAVVPPVEENDEFMQALLDTIYKDCTISNRATPYYKEDGEKIYLSVSVSRLKGNDGQPCGAVLVLRDVTEIEKMRQDEKQLNQDLTKAMRDADESNKALQISLTQGKKVRFILIAAVFCFFCAVGAFFWFNPAFMEIPDTFKPAAASSAKTEYQSMVVTPRPFSRSISLAGVVAPLEELTLVAPFNGIITKTDFFYGERIPRNQTIITLDTSEIASKMRSAFTEYIKSRKKYYELTNWKNTSEVLKARRELEQARRTLNSSKAKTEEDKMLFEKGIIPRNQYDTSFQELKNNESRLVSSQETYRDVLNKGDHEYVEIARMELANAETNYNTLKEKMSRSTVTAPVSGVALRPNSKSGDAKEITSGMSVTEGQPLLSIASLEGLSISAKVDELNINSLQLGQPVTVTGDAFPDHKLKGEIAMISSQAGGEGKVPTFETTIRLPHLPKDVSKNVRIGMTANMQVETYSNENAIMVPFSAINRDGSKVFLRVREKDGTVREVDVETGYTTINEVEILSGIEPGTTILLKQEAF; encoded by the coding sequence ATGGACAATCTGCTTACCCCCCCCTTTCGGGAAACAGTTCTTCAAGTCATGAATGATGGAGTCATGATTCTGAACAATAAAGGGATCGTTACCGGTGCCAATCCTGCTCTTGCCAAGGTGCTGGGTATTTCCGGAAACGAGCTGGAAGGCATGCCGCTTATGGCTGTTGTTCCTCCGGTTGAAGAGAATGATGAATTCATGCAGGCCCTGCTGGACACTATTTACAAAGACTGCACCATCAGCAACCGGGCGACTCCATACTACAAAGAAGACGGGGAAAAGATTTACCTCTCAGTCAGCGTTTCGAGGCTTAAAGGCAATGACGGACAACCTTGCGGAGCTGTTTTGGTCCTGCGCGATGTGACTGAAATTGAAAAAATGCGGCAGGACGAAAAACAGCTTAATCAAGACCTGACTAAGGCCATGCGCGATGCTGATGAATCCAACAAGGCCCTTCAAATTTCGCTCACCCAAGGGAAAAAAGTCCGTTTCATACTAATCGCAGCTGTGTTCTGCTTCTTCTGCGCAGTCGGAGCATTCTTCTGGTTCAATCCGGCTTTCATGGAAATACCCGACACATTCAAGCCTGCGGCAGCTTCGAGCGCTAAAACGGAATACCAGAGTATGGTAGTCACCCCCCGCCCTTTCTCGCGTTCCATCTCTCTTGCAGGGGTTGTAGCACCGCTGGAGGAACTTACTCTCGTTGCTCCCTTTAACGGGATCATCACCAAAACCGACTTTTTTTACGGTGAAAGAATCCCCCGAAACCAGACCATCATAACTCTGGATACATCTGAAATTGCCAGCAAGATGCGCTCGGCTTTTACTGAGTACATTAAATCCCGCAAAAAATATTATGAGCTGACCAACTGGAAAAATACTTCCGAAGTACTCAAAGCAAGACGGGAGCTGGAACAAGCCAGACGGACCCTGAACAGTTCTAAAGCCAAAACCGAGGAAGACAAGATGCTGTTTGAAAAAGGCATCATCCCCCGAAACCAGTACGATACATCATTTCAGGAACTGAAAAACAATGAATCACGACTCGTGTCCTCTCAGGAAACCTACCGCGATGTGCTCAATAAAGGCGACCATGAATATGTTGAAATAGCCCGCATGGAACTTGCCAATGCAGAAACAAACTACAACACCTTGAAAGAGAAGATGTCCCGGTCAACGGTGACTGCCCCAGTCTCAGGGGTTGCACTGCGTCCCAATTCAAAAAGCGGGGATGCTAAGGAAATCACCAGCGGCATGAGCGTGACAGAAGGACAGCCGCTGCTTTCCATTGCCAGTCTTGAGGGTTTGTCCATTTCTGCAAAGGTAGACGAACTGAACATCAACAGTCTGCAACTGGGCCAACCGGTCACAGTTACCGGAGACGCTTTCCCGGATCATAAACTGAAAGGTGAAATCGCTATGATTTCCTCACAGGCCGGGGGAGAAGGCAAGGTCCCCACCTTTGAAACCACAATCCGCCTGCCCCACCTGCCCAAGGATGTAAGCAAAAATGTACGCATCGGCATGACTGCCAATATGCAGGTGGAGACATACTCCAACGAAAACGCAATCATGGTTCCTTTCTCAGCCATTAATAGAGACGGGAGTAAGGTTTTTCTGAGAGTTAGAGAAAAGGACGGCACCGTTCGCGAAGTAGATGTTGAAACCGGATACACCACCATCAATGAAGTGGAAATCCTCTCCGGTATAGAACCGGGCACAACCATCCTGCTCAAACAGGAAGCGTTTTAA
- a CDS encoding ABC transporter ATP-binding protein, translating to MLNIEDVHKSYLLGTVEVEVLKGVNLNVDDGELLAILGSSGCGKSTLMNILGFLDQPSSGTYRFNGKLADKMSDDELSDIRNHEIGFVFQQFHLLPKLTALDNVCLPLLYRGVPKKEREALAEEMLTKVGMGERGDHRPNELSGGQQQRVAIARALCGEPSLILADEPTGALDTATGKDIMDLFLSLNEEEGITVVIITHDPGLAKRCKRSIRMRDGRLEGV from the coding sequence ATGCTTAACATCGAGGACGTTCATAAATCCTACCTGCTGGGCACGGTTGAAGTTGAGGTACTCAAAGGGGTAAACCTCAATGTTGACGATGGCGAGTTGCTAGCCATCCTCGGCTCATCCGGCTGCGGCAAATCAACTCTTATGAACATATTGGGATTCCTTGATCAGCCCAGTTCCGGCACTTACCGCTTCAACGGTAAGCTGGCCGATAAAATGAGTGATGATGAACTTTCCGACATTCGTAACCATGAAATAGGCTTTGTGTTCCAGCAATTTCACCTGCTGCCCAAGCTTACCGCCCTTGATAATGTCTGCCTGCCGCTGCTTTACCGCGGGGTCCCCAAAAAGGAACGTGAAGCACTGGCCGAAGAAATGCTGACGAAAGTCGGCATGGGCGAACGCGGAGACCACCGCCCCAATGAACTTTCCGGCGGCCAGCAACAACGGGTCGCCATTGCCCGAGCCCTGTGCGGGGAACCTTCACTTATTCTAGCTGACGAACCAACCGGAGCTCTTGATACAGCAACAGGCAAAGACATCATGGACCTTTTCTTAAGCCTGAATGAAGAAGAAGGCATAACCGTTGTCATCATCACTCATGATCCCGGTCTTGCAAAGCGTTGTAAACGTTCCATACGCATGCGGGATGGCAGACTGGAGGGCGTATGA
- a CDS encoding ABC transporter permease: MILGENIRESFRSLMGAKQRSLLALIGIVIGIGSVIAMVTVGQIVENEVIRQFKEMGTDVCSVQQEYGSGSKNSGFNLQNVLKIPQACSTIRTVAPYVSFYSDLKFSGKRTSSPALGVTEEFARLYKIHISAGRFISDLDGHSAFCVLGSSKAKWLQEQGESDPVGKQVIFNERIYTIIGIAESVPMGTFTPYEINEGIMVPIKTAMRSHERPKINTFGTRMIESGISEQATEQLKNYFKITSKTEIRVTSAEELVAQMKKQMRMFTALLGAIGSISLIVGGVGVMNVMLVSVSERKKEIGIRRAIGAKRKDIQFQFLVESIILSFIGGMLGTALGVGATAIICNFANWSFFVSEEAVMLGVGVSAAVGIFFGYYPARQASALSPIDALRS, translated from the coding sequence ATGATCCTGGGTGAGAACATAAGGGAATCCTTCCGTTCACTCATGGGCGCCAAGCAACGCTCTTTGCTTGCCCTCATCGGGATTGTAATCGGCATCGGTTCGGTAATCGCCATGGTCACCGTTGGTCAGATTGTCGAGAATGAAGTCATCCGCCAATTCAAGGAAATGGGTACTGATGTCTGCTCCGTGCAGCAGGAATACGGAAGTGGCAGCAAAAATTCAGGCTTTAATCTCCAGAATGTACTGAAAATACCGCAAGCCTGCTCGACCATTCGCACGGTTGCGCCCTATGTATCATTCTACAGTGACCTTAAATTTTCCGGCAAAAGAACATCCAGCCCCGCGCTGGGCGTTACTGAAGAATTTGCGAGGCTCTATAAAATTCATATCAGTGCGGGCAGGTTTATCTCCGATCTGGACGGACATTCAGCCTTCTGCGTCCTTGGGTCCAGTAAAGCTAAATGGTTGCAGGAACAGGGGGAGAGCGATCCCGTAGGAAAGCAGGTAATCTTTAACGAACGCATCTACACCATAATCGGCATTGCCGAGAGCGTACCGATGGGCACATTCACTCCTTACGAAATCAACGAAGGAATCATGGTTCCCATTAAAACCGCCATGCGCAGTCATGAGCGCCCGAAGATAAATACTTTCGGAACCCGCATGATAGAAAGCGGCATCAGCGAGCAAGCAACCGAACAGCTTAAGAACTATTTCAAAATCACATCTAAAACTGAAATCAGAGTAACCAGCGCGGAAGAACTGGTGGCTCAAATGAAAAAGCAGATGCGCATGTTCACCGCCCTGCTGGGAGCCATCGGTTCCATATCTCTTATTGTCGGCGGAGTGGGAGTAATGAACGTCATGCTCGTTTCGGTTTCAGAACGCAAAAAAGAAATCGGCATCCGCCGCGCCATCGGTGCCAAACGCAAGGACATTCAGTTCCAGTTTCTGGTGGAATCCATCATTCTCTCCTTCATCGGTGGAATGCTGGGAACGGCTTTGGGTGTCGGGGCCACGGCTATCATATGCAATTTTGCGAACTGGAGTTTTTTTGTTTCCGAAGAAGCAGTCATGCTCGGGGTGGGAGTATCTGCGGCGGTTGGTATCTTCTTCGGTTACTACCCGGCGCGGCAGGCTTCGGCCTTAAGCCCCATTGATGCTTTACGATCCTGA